The nucleotide window TACACGACTATTTATATTGCCGGAACATTCGTTTTTCCTGTTAGATCTTGCGTTTAGGGTTGCTTCCCAAAATTCAGGCCGAGCCCGATTTTGCCATTGAGTCACTTGAGGCCTACGCGGCCAATTATATCCGCGAGGAGATTCAACAGGAAGCTCTTGTGCGGAGTCTTGATTCTTTTGCGCGTTTTCTGGAAGTGGCGGCGCTAATGAACGGCCAGATTGTTAATGTGGCGGGATTGGCGCGCGATGCCGCCGTCGCGCGCCCAACGGTACAAGGATATTTCGGCGTGTTAGCGGATACGCTGATCGGCATCTGGCTTCCGGCCTGGCGAAAAAAGGCAAAGGTCAAAGAAGTTACCAGCCCAAAGTTTTATCTTTTCGACCCCGGCGTCGTGCGAACGTTGGCGGGACGGCTGCGCGAACCGCTTGACAGCTTCGAACGCGGATTTTTACTCGAGACCTGGATTTTACATGAACTCAGGGCAGCCATGGCAGGACTCAACGTCGGCGGTCAGCTTTACTACTGGCGGACGCCCAGCGGCAGTGAAATCGATTTTATCTGGACGCGGTCCGGCCGGACCGTGGGGTTTGAGGTCAAAGCGGCTACTCGCTGGAAAAGCGAATACGGCGTTGCGCTTAAATCCTTGATTACCGATGGACAGATCCGCTCCGGCTATGGCGTCTATACCGGAGAAGTTGAGCTTAAAGACGGCGTTCTGCGCGTCCTGCCGCTGAAAAAATTCTTCAAGGAATTGGCAGGAGGCGGTATTTTTGAATAAAAACCCAATGAAGGCCGACTTGAACAGTTTGTCTCCTTACGTGCGCTACGTGCGGATCAACACCAGCCATGGCCTTTCCCAGGCCTACATTGACCCGGAATTCGTCTTCACCCATATTTTTGAGGGCTACGGCCATTTTCTGCTGGAAGGCAGACAATATTCCGTCAGACGCGGCGACACAATCCTGATGCCGCCTTACATGCTGCACATAATCCGCGCGCCGGCCGGAGTTTCAATCGTCCAATATATCGCCCACTTTGACTGTCTTTACAACCCGTTGCGCGGTAAAAAGGTCCGCCTTGAGAAAAAAATGACGCTTAAAAAATCCCTTAGAACGGCCGGCAAAGCCGAACGTTTTTTCGCGTCCATGCCGTTGCTCATAACAATGCGCCCTGAAGATCAAAAAACACTGGAAAGGCTTTTCCTGCGGCTTAAGAGCGAATTTGACCGCCGTCCCTGCGCCTTTGAGCTGACCACAAAAGCCATGATGCTTGAAATTCTATCGCTTTATCTGCGCAATTCCGGCAACCCGGCGCAGGTGGAAAATGCCCAGATGAAAGGCTGGCGCAACCTTGAAAAAGCGATCGTTTTTATTCAAAACAACCTGCAGCATCCGCTGACGCTGGGGGATATCAGCCGGGCGGCGGGATTGTCATCGCATTACTGCTGCCGGCTTTTTAAAAATTACACGCGCACCACCATCCATCATTATCTCAATATCGCGCGGATACAAAAGGCAAAGATACTGATTGACAATGCGAAGTTGAATTTTTCACAGATCGCGGACGAGATCGGCTTTTCCAGCGTTCACCTGTTCAGCCGCGTATTCAAAAAAACAGAGGGGATGCCGCCTGGGGATTACGCCAAATTAATCTGCGCCGGACATCATCCATTTCAGGGAAAAACGGGGGCAGGCTGCAGGTAGTGTTGCCTAAAAGCCCATGAATGAACTTCTCCTAAGGCGGCAGCGCCGCCATCCAAAACTTTCCCGGCTGGCGATCCGCCGGTCTTATTTAAACTTCTACGCAAAAGTGTATCATGTTTAAATGGAACGGTCCAAAGCGGGCTCTGCCCGCAGGGCCGCCATCTAAAATAAACGGCCGACGGTCCGTTGTTGATGCGGCGAACCTATCCGCAAAACTTTCATATGGGGATTTTACCCCGAAGATTGG belongs to Kiritimatiellia bacterium and includes:
- a CDS encoding AraC family transcriptional regulator, which codes for MNKNPMKADLNSLSPYVRYVRINTSHGLSQAYIDPEFVFTHIFEGYGHFLLEGRQYSVRRGDTILMPPYMLHIIRAPAGVSIVQYIAHFDCLYNPLRGKKVRLEKKMTLKKSLRTAGKAERFFASMPLLITMRPEDQKTLERLFLRLKSEFDRRPCAFELTTKAMMLEILSLYLRNSGNPAQVENAQMKGWRNLEKAIVFIQNNLQHPLTLGDISRAAGLSSHYCCRLFKNYTRTTIHHYLNIARIQKAKILIDNAKLNFSQIADEIGFSSVHLFSRVFKKTEGMPPGDYAKLICAGHHPFQGKTGAGCR
- a CDS encoding DUF4143 domain-containing protein, which produces MRLGLLPKIQAEPDFAIESLEAYAANYIREEIQQEALVRSLDSFARFLEVAALMNGQIVNVAGLARDAAVARPTVQGYFGVLADTLIGIWLPAWRKKAKVKEVTSPKFYLFDPGVVRTLAGRLREPLDSFERGFLLETWILHELRAAMAGLNVGGQLYYWRTPSGSEIDFIWTRSGRTVGFEVKAATRWKSEYGVALKSLITDGQIRSGYGVYTGEVELKDGVLRVLPLKKFFKELAGGGIFE